In one window of Tripterygium wilfordii isolate XIE 37 chromosome 1, ASM1340144v1, whole genome shotgun sequence DNA:
- the LOC119995913 gene encoding uncharacterized protein LOC119995913, producing MGKHNKLLSQGSGSSSHAKKTKHHKLLFQGSGSNSHAKKTTSTSLSRRVVKEKRIASTSLPHRVTERPTMAPSWSRRHATSHSNEACSDATHSNDDADSSDMERDSEVERSTERKDQEEVEQEIEEEQEIEERNSPEDTLAAIQATNASTEAPKKRIVRKETRCLKLVGREEGDTNNNIK from the exons ATGGGAAAGCACAACAAACTATTGTCCCAAGGTAGTGGGTCTAGTAGTCATGCTAAAAAGACTAAGCACCACAAACTATTGTTCCAAGGTAGTGGGTCTAATAGTCATGCTAAGAAGACTACATCAACATCCTTGTCTAGGAGGGTTGTTAAAGAAAAAAGGATAGCATCAACATCTCTACCCCATCGTGTTACAGAAAGGCCAACAATGGCCCCAAGTTGGTCTCGTAGGCATGCAACATCTCATTCTAATGAAGCATGTTCAGATGCAACTCATAGCAATGATGATGCTGATTCTAGTGACATGGAGAGGGATTCAGAGGTTGAAAGATCAACTGAGAGAAAGGATCAAGAGGAGGTAGAgcaagaaattgaagaagagcaagaaattgAAGAACGTAATTCTCCAGAAGACACTCTTGCAGCAATACAAGCTACAAATGCATCTACAGAAG CTCCTAAGAAGAGGATTGTAAGAAAGGAAACCAGATGCTTGAAACTAGTGGGTAGGGAGGAGGGTGATACCAACAATAATATTAAATGA